ATTTATCACCTGTAGTTAAAATTCATCGTTCAGAAAATTCAGTGATCATATAATCATATACTCCACTTACATTTCAATGCACAACATTTTTTCCAGGACATGTGCAGAAATCTTTAACACAATCAAATCACACTTTGTTTAAATCAATCATTACACAGATCAGTGTAGGTGAATAATGGAGCACTGGACATAATGGAGCACTTTCCAGTGCTGTGTTGTAAGTATATGTACTGCATTGACGTATCATATGTTGAGGTACTCCGAGTGGTTCCTTTAAGATCTTTAATCTATTTGTACTGCATTGCACTTATTCGGCAGCTTTGGTAACAGTTGCTTTACAGAATTtacaaaaccaacaaagaagCTTTTACAATATATCATAATAACACAGTgcttaaaataaagttatatataaCTAGGCCATCGTGCAGCTTCACCAGCTACATCATTTAAAGGTTAATCATATATTAATGCATCAATATTTGAATACTGTTACATTCACATAGGCCATTTCTCTTACATTATGAACATCTTTAATTCTGATGCCCCTGATGCGTATgatacttttaaataaatcaccTTAAAAACTTTCTCCTTTTCAACAGTGAACAGAAATGGTTAAATACATGTAGTGGAGGACAATGTGCAATAAGTCTCCCTGAAATCAAGTTGACTATATAAATggcacatgaaataaataaaaacattaaacttaAGCAGTAGCCATTTCAAAAAGCTACTGTAACACTAACATGggcattattattttatgaatatctTTACTTCTGATATAAGCCTACATTTAGCCAGTAATACTTCAAtacttttaaagtaaattaCATGAAAactttctcattttatttgttaaattaaacattcaccCGTAACTAGTAAATAAATAGAGTGGATGGAAAATGCAACATTTAACATAAGGAGCATGGaattaattgaaataaaaagttaaaaagtagTATTCAATACACTAACATTCATATGGGCCATTTTATCTTAGTAGTAGATGTATCTTAGAAGTATCTTTACTTTCCAATACCCCAAGTACATTAAACTAATACTTAAACACTTTTAAGTAAATGATCTGGAAACCTTTTCCTTTATTTGTAAAATTTCAGTCTTTACTAATAATTAGTTGTCAGATAAAGTGGAGGAAAAAGATCAATATTTGTCCCTGAAGTGAAATAAAGGAGCACGACATAAATGGGAATattaaagtacaagtacaaatTGTACTCAATTCAAAGGGTATTTTTGAGAAAGTAATAAGTTTGGACAAGGAAATATTAATTAACCACTTTATTGTGCCAATGGGTGAAGAACGATGAGCGTCCTGTGTCCCTGTGCAGCCGCTGACCGTCCGTGCGTAAATGGAGAGCTTTTACGCGCCGGGTCTGTTTCGCTCCAAGAGACGtttgaactgtttgttttgttttttttgcaatgtcACATCAATCAGCCTCGGCTGGTGCACGAGCAGGCGTCGGACGCTGGGGATGAGCCGTGCATCTGTGAGGGGATGCGGTAATACCTCAGAtcttaaagagagagagagggtgagggagagagagagagagagggggggagagagagagagagagcgagaggggcGGGGAGGATGGGGAAGGCGAAGCGTGTCCGGACGCTCACCGTCAACTAAACGTGAGAGGGACCGAGACATCAATAACATCGAGCTCATCAATAAGACATTTTGATGGAGTTAGACTGCTTAATTAAATAGGTTGCCTTGAAGGTATTGGCCTCTCTGAATTTAGAATATTGAATCTGATGACCCCCCATGGAGAAGATCTGAAGGAAGACTCCTCAGCATCTCCATCCACAGGACAGCggctccctccctcactctcacacacacacgcacgcacacacacacattgtaagACTTGCTTATCTTTCCGCGATGGCGATCAACACTGATGCCGCCTTTGGGAAAAGTGCCCTCGGCGAGAGGGAAGTTTCAAACCCCACCGACTTCCAGGACACGGAGAAGCTGCTGGGCGCCCCCACCACCGAGCACAGCGGGCAGACCAACATCAAATCCTCCGACTCCTTCTCCCTCAACATCCGAGGGAGCGTCCGGTCCCTGGACTCGGAACAGACCGGACACAGGTCGCCGCTGAAGTCGGGCTCCGTCGGGCAGCTGGTGGCCCCACCCAGGTCCACGTCCCGGCTGAGCCTGGGCCCGCTGCCCTCCCCGGTGCCGCCCGGGTCTGTGCCCCCCACTTACCTCTGGCTGGCCGTGCTGTCCTGCTTCTGTCCCGCGGTGCCGCTCAACGTGTGCGCCCTGTGGTACGCGAATGTGGTGAGTGTTGCATCCACTTGCTCCTCGAATTCCCATCATGATAACACAGTGTGAACTCTGGTTGTCTCTGGGCTTTAGATGCTTGGGTGTATTTGAGTATAAGCTCAAACACTACAGGTGTTTTTGCTTCTATGTTGgatttaaataattcatagtTAGTGACTTCCTTTCGCTTCTCCTTCCCCATTAGTCCAGGTCTGTTCTCACTAGTGGGGATATTGAAGGAGCCAGGAAATATGGGCGTCTGTCTATGCTGTTCAGCTGTCTGGCAATTCTGCTGGGTGTGGCTGTCATCATCTTCATAGTGTTCACAATAggtatgaaaaaataataacgTAGAAAGCACACTCACAACGCTCAGTGTGAAGCTGTGTAACTATATTTCTCCCTTCTCTGTCTATCAGAGCGCCAGAAGTGAACCGTGGGATGGAAGGAGTCACACAACCGACTCCTTGGACTTCACCTGATCTCAAATTTGcacagaagagagaggaagaagaggaggatgaggaatgaagaccaaaaaaaaaaaaaagcacaaatctGAGTTGAAAACAAGCTTAAGAGACTCTTGATGTACAActtgttgcttttttttctgctgaagagagacagaaagaaaagaaagaggagagaagtcaCAGGCTCGCATCCATTAACCCCAcaaactcaggaaacaaagggaggaggatgaaggctGCACGCTGTCCTGCGAGAGAGTGGAAACAGCTCCTAGTCTAAACTGGTGGTGCACTGGTGACGACACAGACAATTGGAAGATTCTACATTTTGATTATGAgagcaaaaaatatatatatatatatatatatatatatatatacacacaataatCATAAAAcgtaaaataaaaatcccaaaACTAGCGTAAAATAAGATTTGCGTGTGATGTGAATAGCAGAAGTCATCAGTGCACCTCCGGTCTTTGTCCTAACATTTAACTCCCGTAAGCACCGACCCTCCTTTCTGTTCGCCACAGGGTGTTTCATGGACGCATAAGCTGATTTCATACACCGTTTACATAAAGCTCATGTACACAACAACGCCCCGCTGCAGTCGTAGTGTGATCTCTTGCTTCGCGTGCTACTATGTTAAAATGAACTGACTCGGGTTTTGGACTCTACTGGAACTGCCTGGATCTCTACACCTCATTATGTTTACACTATACTGCAAGATATGAGATAGGGCCCCCCCTGTATGCACTGTTCTTGGCACTCTGATGTTGatgtttatacatttatactgtatGACTGGTTAACGTGCCATAATTCTGCATGTCTGAAATAAACTTGAATGAGCATGACACACGCAGGAGTGAGATCGTCGTCTTTATTTTGGTCAGGCACCGTCGATACTGTATAACAAAAGTGCGGCATGAACGGTACACCATGCCAGTAAAATTGTATTTCATAAAtttataaagatttaaaattacAACAGGGTACAAGCAGCAATATATAAATTTCAAGATGAAAACTTAATCAtattgcagaaaataaataaaactcaacaAATCCTCACTTTCAATTAAGACTTAATGTGATGGaacttaaaatgtctttcttaaTTGCTCATTAAAGGAAAGGAAATTACAATAGAAGACATATACGaagatataataaaaaaatagctATGCAACAGTTGGACTGCAATgaatatttgaaaatgaaagtaaatggCGGCCAAGTGATGAGTGAATCAGTGGAAAGTGTAGAGCAACAGGAGTATGGTGCAGACGCCGATCACCCCGCCTAGGATTAGAGAGTCACGCCTCTTGCGCAAATTGATTTTCTGGATGAGACCGTTGATGGCAGGGAAACGATCTGAGGGGCAGGGAGGTGCGGTGAAGGAAAGATAATTAAGAAGTCGGGCTTCCCTCGCTTGCAGTGAGCAAGAGGCAGAAAGCAGTGGGGAACATACATCAGCAGGGCTCCCCAAGGAACCGGGGGGGAGTCCTATGAGATTTCTATTCTAAACACAGACAGTAAAGAATTCCAGgtaaagagcagaggaggagaaataagtaaaattataaaaaaggaTACTGGCCAAAGTTGTAACCCTGGTTTGAATGGACTTCAGCATCCCACGCTGAAAAGTGATGTTCTCTTTGGTCGACATGGCGATACTGGATGGAGAGAAAGCACGAGGGGGATTAAACGAGGGATTCAGCTGTCGTCACCACATCACATTACGTTTAATCTTTTTGGCCGAGAAGCGAAAAAGTAGGATGTTACGATGGCGTGTTTTTAACAGATCTGAatgggctctgtgtgtgtgtgtgtgtgtgtgtgtgtgtgtgtgtgtgtgtgtgtgtgtgtgtgtgtgtgtgtgtgtgtgtgtgtgtgtgtgactgactgagtTGAGTGAGTGATTGAGAGTaaaaggggagaggaggagagtgaatgCGGCAGTAAAGCTCACCTTATTGCATTGTCAATAAGCCGATCGGAGCTGTGAGTaagaaatgggggaaaaaaggacaaGTTGAAAGACACTGAAACGCCTTCATCCCtttcacaaacaacattttgataTGATTTGAACCGtactggaaaatgttttctcctGGATTAAACAAAGGAAAGCCTGTGCATGAAACCACACGGCTCTTTTGTCGATTATCATAAAGGGAGCACTTCCTGCGAGTCCCGAGAGGCAGGAGAAAGTGCTGGTTAATGGAGGATTCTTTAGAACGTCAGACTGATTGGTCAAATCCGACCCCGTGCTGAGCAGAAGCACGTTCGTCTCTACAACACATACAGCAGATGAATATAGGTGCACATATGCAAGACAGCAGATGCACGACGTTCACGTCAGCTGCCATTAACTGCTGAGGTGAGTGacggagagaaaaatgaaatgttcagtgttCAGGGCTGAGCAGagcacacacaggctgcactgTGCACTCTGGCAGACTGGAGCGGAGACAAAGAAATCAATACTGCGCTTTATACTTCATTCGTCTATCTGTCCACCTCTTCCACTTCCTATCTACTGCTGTCCTCTgcattttctctccatctttcattAGCAGGCAGAGCCCAGGGCTTCTTGCTTATTTCCGgctttttgtctttaatttatACTTTCGTCACACGTGGAACTACTTCCCTCGCTCACTGAACTACACGCTCATCTCACCCCCTTCGCATCAAGTTTGTAAACAGTAGTATGAAAAATAAGTTTCCAAGGCctgtcctgtctctctcctaCTTCTGACTGTGCTCCTTACTGGCTGAACAAGCATTAAGATAATTCTGTTAATAGAGGAGAAGTATCCAATCACAATCATCTCTAGATAATCTTTGACCTGACAGACTGTCAATAGGAGCGTCCTGGGCTGGCCTGCTGCCATTTCATCTCCGATCACGAGCGATGATGAAGACTGCTACACTCCCCCATCACACACTGTCATGACAAAACTAAACTAGGACGTCAGGCagataaagtctgcagaaactgtggagcgtgagcgtctcactcggacatttgcgttcacacatgcacctcctccggagaaaatatggagggacagcagagttcagtgcatgtcacaccaacacacacacacacacacacacacacacacacacacacacacacacacacacacacacacacacacacacacacacacacacacacacacacacacacacacacacacacacacacacacacacacacacacacacacacacacaatatgagtCCATTtttagttagtttgtgtgtatttaactttcattatttatataagAAATGTTTACAGTCTACACAGCCAAAAGCTCTAAAACCTTCAACTTCGCTCACTACTGATAAGGTGACTGTGGTGACTGGTATcaagtttattattaataaaagacCCAAATTCCTAGTTaatgattaaacattttttttaccttctttaGAACGGTGGTGCCCTGAGAtaactttaatatttatatataatatgatttaACATTAATATGAAACGTTTTCTGACAGCCAAATTCATTGTGAACCTATGGACGCCCAAATGCACAACATAAAGATCAATGAAACACGCAACCTCAATGATAATCATCAACTAACTGTACGTGAAcgaataaacaaatatcggaGCAAGTTCGGGAATTGACCCATCAAACGCTCCTTATCAGTGCCGGGAACAAAACTTTCTTGTTTGACATAATAGATTGGTCGGAATAGGACACGTGGGACGGCCGAGTGTTTCCCCCTTAAATTTAAGACGCCCAGCCCACAGCAGAGGACAGACGACTGAGACCAGAGGTAGGACAAAGACTGCATGTGTGTCATCTGCAACACATTTATCTCACTTTATATTTTCCATCTTATTCTGAGATTTTGACATATTCTCTTATAATTTGTGTTAAAGTAAGATAATCaaacttttcaatttcaaataaGGGAAAGCCCATAAACTCTGAATAAGTGTTCGGGCATTTTATCTGAATCCGTTTTCATAATCACTGTTTCTGCTTTCCTCTTAGACATTCGTTGCTTGTCTGGATTTGAGTTggaaaaatgtcacaaaatacTAACTGCggtaagttttattatttaccattgccaattttgttatttttttaccctAAAAAGTCCATATCGGTCGGCCTCTCCTTTTGACAATTGCACTGAAATTAGACGTAAATGTTTAAACAGTGTGAATGTACTTTTCTGTCAGGTTGTTTTAACGTCTCTTTCCCTGACGACACCTCTTTACAGGAGGAGTTGGGCCCAACACTAACCAGGGAACCATGACTGGCAACACTATTGATGTGGGAAATAGTGGAACCATTGGATCAGGGAATACCATAAACAGTGAGTTATTTCACATGTTGCTGGGAGGGTTTGACcaatttattataattatcattattattattatcatcat
The Hippoglossus stenolepis isolate QCI-W04-F060 chromosome 15, HSTE1.2, whole genome shotgun sequence DNA segment above includes these coding regions:
- the LOC118122348 gene encoding trafficking regulator of GLUT4 1, whose product is MAINTDAAFGKSALGEREVSNPTDFQDTEKLLGAPTTEHSGQTNIKSSDSFSLNIRGSVRSLDSEQTGHRSPLKSGSVGQLVAPPRSTSRLSLGPLPSPVPPGSVPPTYLWLAVLSCFCPAVPLNVCALWYANVSRSVLTSGDIEGARKYGRLSMLFSCLAILLGVAVIIFIVFTIGMKK